Genomic window (Synechococcus sp. LA31):
CCCAGGGGGGTGCGGGCTGCATGGCCACCGAGAAGTTTGGGGGCCACCATCGCGGCCACCCGTTGCACGCAACCTTGCTGCAGGGCTGCCGCCGCCAGCTCGGGGCCGCACTCCCAGAGCACCTGATTGCAGCCGCGTTGCGCCAGCGCTTCCAGCAATGCTTTGGGTTCGCAGTGCCGCAGCGCGAGACGCTCCACGCCCAGATCGTCGAGCAGGTGGCGGCGAGGGGCTGGTGCCTCAGCGTTATGCACCACCAGAGTGGGTGCCTTGTTCTGGTTCCACAGCTGGGCTCCAGCCGGCAGATCCAGCGATCGGCTGAACACCACCCGCAGGGGCTCGGGGTTGCCTTGGCCGCGGCTGGTGAGTTGTGGGTTGTCGGCGCGCACGGTGCCACCCCCCACGATCACGGCATCGCATTGAGCCCGCAGCCGATGCACCCAGGCGCGGGCCGCAGGGCCGGTGATCCATTGGCTGGAGCCGTTGGGGAGGGCTGTGCGGCCATCGAGGCTCATCGCCCACTTGAGCAGGCCCAGCGGCCGGCCGTGCTCCACGCGATGGATGAAGGCGCGGTTGAGCTGTTGGGCCTCAGCTGCGCACACACCTTCCTCCACCGCGATGCCAGCAGCGCACAGCTGGGCGATACCGCTGCCGGCCACGCGAGGATCGGGGTCACGCATCGCCACCACCACCCGCGCCACGCCGGCCGCGATCAGGGCATCGCTGCAGGGTGGTGTGCGGCCGTGGTGGCAGCAGGGCTCCAGCGACACCACGGCCGTGCCGCCGCGAGCGCGATTGGCGGCCTGGCGCAGGGCGTGTACTTCGGCATGGGGGGTGCCAGCTCGCTGGTGGAATCCTTCTCCCACCAGCTGGCCGGCAGCATCGAGCACCACACAGCCCACCATTGGATTGGGGCTGGTGCGGCCGCTGCCGAGGGCGGCCAGCTGCAGCGCTCGCTGCATCCAGGGGCGCCAGCTGGCGCTCATGCCTCGCGCCAGCTGGGCAGACTGCGCCATTCGCCCACCACGTAGGGGGGCACGGGCAGTTCCACGAAGACCCCAGGCAGCTCGAGGCGTAGAGGCCGGTTTTGATGCAGATCCGTGAGCAATGGATTGAGATCGAATTCGGCCGCTGCATCCCGGCCATCGGTCGCCAGCTTGGGGTTGGCCGTGGTGATGTCGGCGAGCTCCCAAGTGCCACGCCCTGAGTGCACGATCAACGAGGTGGGGTGATCAAGGCGTACCCGGCCGGGGTAGCCCACGATCCGCAGCGTGACCGGCCCGCCGGGAGGACCGGTGCGGTAAGCCACGGCCTGCCAGCTTTGGTAGTCGAGGTCGCGAAGGCT
Coding sequences:
- a CDS encoding DUF3122 domain-containing protein; the encoded protein is MGSGSRARWLLTLVAAVLLLLTPLQPAWAQVHAHPDENGQEVVRSLESLRDLDYQSWQAVAYRTGPPGGPVTLRIVGYPGRVRLDHPTSLIVHSGRGTWELADITTANPKLATDGRDAAAEFDLNPLLTDLHQNRPLRLELPGVFVELPVPPYVVGEWRSLPSWREA
- the ribD gene encoding bifunctional diaminohydroxyphosphoribosylaminopyrimidine deaminase/5-amino-6-(5-phosphoribosylamino)uracil reductase RibD, producing MSASWRPWMQRALQLAALGSGRTSPNPMVGCVVLDAAGQLVGEGFHQRAGTPHAEVHALRQAANRARGGTAVVSLEPCCHHGRTPPCSDALIAAGVARVVVAMRDPDPRVAGSGIAQLCAAGIAVEEGVCAAEAQQLNRAFIHRVEHGRPLGLLKWAMSLDGRTALPNGSSQWITGPAARAWVHRLRAQCDAVIVGGGTVRADNPQLTSRGQGNPEPLRVVFSRSLDLPAGAQLWNQNKAPTLVVHNAEAPAPRRHLLDDLGVERLALRHCEPKALLEALAQRGCNQVLWECGPELAAAALQQGCVQRVAAMVAPKLLGGHAARTPLGDLGLVSVNQAEPWHPQSLQRFGADWLLELTS